The proteins below come from a single Panicum hallii strain FIL2 chromosome 7, PHallii_v3.1, whole genome shotgun sequence genomic window:
- the LOC112898864 gene encoding uncharacterized protein LOC112898864, translating into MSDAYKKAKAGRLVFKGGEAASLHKPKKHKKKSKKPASDAPVDGDVEAAAAAAEGAEGGGGSGAGDDYTIDAAKRMKYEELFPVETKKFGYDPANAARAAARNRTVEEALDDRVRKKADRYCK; encoded by the coding sequence ATGTCTGACGCGTACAAGAAAGCCAAGGCTGGCCGCCTCGTCTTCAAGGGCGGCGAGGCCGCCTCCCTCCACAAGCcgaagaagcacaagaagaagaGCAAGAAGCCCGCCTCCGATGCCCCGGTCGACGGCGATGTcgaggccgcggccgcggccgcggagggCGCCGAAggcggaggcggcagcggcgccggcgacgactACACCATCGATGCGGCGAAGAGGATGAAATACGAGGAGCTTTTCCCCGTAGAGACCAAGAAGTTCGGGTACGACCCCGCcaacgccgcccgcgccgccgcacgcAACCGCACAGTCGAGGAGGCCCTTGACGACCGCGTGCGCAAGAAGGCCGACCGCTACTGCAAGTGA